In a genomic window of Mucilaginibacter sp. KACC 22063:
- a CDS encoding DUF3857 domain-containing protein — MKLNTFNRIVWLCGFLAFTTVAFAQPADLSKELYKATGIADSLKENANAVIRYSSDEILIKGAGKAVLKHYKLVTILNDKADYEARFQIGYNRKYDVVNSIFMRVYNADGVLLKKYYKSDMYDGLAYDDATLVTDDRYLGIKHTIASYPITIETGYEEDLSSFLDLGSWNIQNSETSVQTSVCKVSADPSIGFRYSCKNVKLAPQKGNKDNLETYTWQVKNLKAEKPEDDVPEWCVAKRIAFAANQFQFMGIPGDFSSWQSYGKWQSALNADVCSLPEARAEEIRKMTADLKTDKEKAKFLYKYMQQNMRYVSIQLGIGGLKPFPATFVDQKKYGDCKALTNYMYALLKAVNIPSYYAEVNAGTNKEPADPAFPYDPFDHVILCLPLKGDTTWLECTSNRQPFGKLGPFTENRRALLVTENGGMLVNTPKSSMADNVFNSETHIALNEDGSAKATVKILSTGEYRDLYMEMKSNSNDDQKAFLIRSLKLKQPSVFDIKDGADENDVKEVDLALEYDKFYDMAAGDKQFYRPRVLDIWTAAIPSLEKRRSDFFFEHPLQKKCTTVIDVPAGYTVESLPVNVNLKFSYGNYDVTYAYDAAKNQVTSIANFNIINNRIPAAKYTEMQVYMDNVLKAQNKKLVIRRKAS, encoded by the coding sequence ATGAAGTTAAACACCTTCAACCGCATAGTATGGCTATGCGGTTTTCTCGCTTTTACCACGGTTGCTTTTGCACAGCCTGCAGACCTTTCAAAAGAGCTTTACAAAGCAACGGGCATTGCCGACTCGCTTAAAGAAAACGCCAATGCTGTTATACGCTATTCTTCTGATGAAATACTTATTAAAGGAGCCGGAAAAGCGGTATTGAAACATTATAAATTAGTAACCATTTTAAATGATAAAGCTGATTACGAGGCTCGTTTCCAAATCGGGTATAACAGGAAGTATGATGTTGTAAACAGCATTTTTATGCGTGTTTACAATGCAGATGGCGTATTGCTTAAAAAATATTACAAAAGCGACATGTATGATGGCCTTGCTTATGATGATGCAACCCTTGTAACTGATGACCGTTATTTAGGCATTAAGCATACCATAGCCAGCTACCCTATTACTATTGAAACAGGTTATGAAGAAGATCTTTCCAGCTTTTTAGATCTGGGCTCCTGGAATATTCAAAATTCAGAAACGTCTGTACAGACATCGGTATGCAAAGTGAGCGCAGACCCATCTATCGGATTTAGATACAGCTGCAAAAACGTTAAGCTTGCGCCTCAAAAAGGTAATAAAGACAACCTTGAAACTTATACCTGGCAGGTAAAAAACCTGAAAGCAGAAAAGCCAGAGGACGATGTCCCGGAATGGTGCGTAGCCAAGCGAATTGCATTCGCTGCCAACCAGTTCCAGTTTATGGGTATCCCCGGTGATTTTAGTTCATGGCAAAGCTATGGTAAATGGCAATCAGCACTTAACGCAGATGTTTGTTCTTTACCCGAGGCCAGGGCTGAAGAGATCAGGAAAATGACCGCTGATTTGAAGACCGATAAAGAAAAGGCGAAGTTTCTGTACAAATACATGCAGCAAAACATGCGCTATGTAAGTATACAATTAGGCATCGGTGGTTTAAAGCCATTTCCAGCGACGTTTGTAGATCAAAAAAAATATGGGGATTGCAAGGCACTTACCAACTACATGTATGCTTTGTTAAAAGCTGTAAACATTCCTTCTTATTATGCCGAAGTTAATGCAGGCACTAATAAAGAACCTGCTGATCCGGCTTTCCCCTATGACCCTTTTGATCACGTGATACTTTGCCTGCCATTAAAAGGCGATACAACCTGGTTAGAGTGTACCAGTAACAGGCAGCCATTTGGTAAACTTGGTCCCTTTACTGAAAATCGCAGAGCTTTACTGGTAACAGAAAATGGTGGTATGCTGGTAAATACACCCAAAAGCAGCATGGCTGATAACGTTTTTAACAGCGAAACACACATCGCACTTAATGAGGATGGCAGCGCCAAAGCAACAGTAAAAATACTGAGTACCGGCGAATACCGCGATCTTTATATGGAGATGAAGTCAAACAGTAACGATGACCAGAAAGCATTTCTGATACGTAGTTTGAAACTAAAGCAGCCTTCGGTATTTGATATTAAAGATGGTGCGGATGAAAATGATGTTAAAGAAGTTGACCTGGCTTTGGAGTATGATAAATTTTATGATATGGCTGCCGGTGATAAGCAATTTTATCGCCCGCGGGTATTGGATATCTGGACGGCAGCCATACCTTCGCTTGAAAAGCGCAGATCTGACTTCTTCTTTGAGCATCCTTTACAGAAAAAATGCACTACTGTAATTGACGTTCCGGCAGGTTATACGGTGGAATCATTGCCGGTAAACGTAAACTTAAAGTTTAGCTACGGTAATTATGATGTAACCTATGCTTACGATGCCGCTAAAAACCAGGTAACAAGCATTGCCAATTTTAATATTATCAACAACCGTATACCGGCAGCAAAATATACTGAGATGCAGGTTTATATGGATAACGTTTTAAAAGCACAGAATAAAAAATTAGTGATAAGGCGCAAAGCATCCTAA
- the murQ gene encoding N-acetylmuramic acid 6-phosphate etherase: MINTTEQDSIYNNLDKMPVAELLQHINEQDRTVPDAVAKAIPQLEQLVNVVVDRMGNGGRLFYIGAGTSGRLGVVDASECPPTYGVPFDWVVGIIAGGDSAIRKAVEFAEDDMEQAWKDLQEYQINSKDVVVGIAASGRTPYVIGGLRTANEHGIATGCIVCNAESPVAAEAQYPVEVITGPEFVTGSTRMKAGTAQKLALNMLSTTTMIRLGRVKGNKMVDMQLSNNKLVDRGTRMVMEETGLDEATAADLLQKHGSVRKAVDVYLSK; the protein is encoded by the coding sequence ATGATCAACACCACCGAACAGGATTCTATCTACAACAACCTTGATAAAATGCCGGTTGCAGAGTTGCTGCAGCACATCAACGAACAGGACCGTACAGTGCCCGATGCTGTGGCAAAAGCGATACCGCAACTGGAGCAACTGGTAAACGTAGTGGTTGACCGCATGGGCAATGGCGGCCGCCTGTTTTACATCGGTGCCGGTACCAGTGGCAGGCTTGGTGTTGTTGATGCATCCGAATGCCCGCCAACTTATGGCGTGCCTTTCGACTGGGTGGTGGGTATTATAGCAGGCGGCGACAGCGCTATACGCAAAGCTGTTGAATTTGCCGAAGATGATATGGAGCAAGCATGGAAAGACTTGCAGGAATATCAAATCAACAGCAAAGATGTGGTGGTAGGCATTGCAGCATCGGGGCGTACGCCTTATGTAATTGGTGGTTTGCGTACAGCCAATGAGCATGGTATTGCTACCGGCTGTATTGTTTGCAATGCCGAAAGCCCTGTAGCTGCTGAAGCCCAATATCCTGTAGAAGTGATTACAGGCCCCGAGTTTGTAACCGGTTCAACCCGCATGAAAGCAGGTACTGCACAAAAGTTGGCTTTAAACATGCTGAGCACCACTACCATGATACGCCTTGGCCGTGTAAAAGGTAATAAAATGGTGGATATGCAGTTATCTAATAACAAACTGGTGGATCGCGGCACACGCATGGTAATGGAAGAAACTGGGCTTGACGAAGCTACTGCTGCCGATTTATTACAAAAGCATGGCAGCGTACGTAAAGCAGTTGACGTATATTTAAGTAAATAA
- a CDS encoding DUF3857 domain-containing protein, whose product MRATLPLLICALAQLSSYAQTPNPIQAFGKIDKADLELKSCEFEKDANAMVLFEKATVSYDNNLNVIVEEHRRIKIFNDNGKNEANIKIEYDGGNKFENITGLQAETINLNNDKVEITKVEKAQIFTQVVDKVQNLLTFTFPNVKPGSVIEYKYKRTINSYRYIPAWYFQSNIPTKYSELITEIPDWISFRTPLHLTQDFVKNTRSSSSGTIGSGPDAFNYYNDIKDMALENVHSLPDEPYMSSSIDNLEGISFELLSVRPMANIGTDYASTWPKVGEAIINDEDFGSQIRRSLLNEATVIAKAKTFKTDDERINYVFNQVRDNLKWNNSDAWYTNIGTKSAWEKKSGNATEINLILCHLLKQAGVKAYPMVVSTREHGKVTPASPFIGKFNRAVVYIPVDSAKNYVLDASNKYNAYNEIPESLLNSFGLMMDKENSIYDLKYLVKSSPTRRTIFVNASIDAGGAMSGTASINNYSYYRLNNIKSYKTDGEKKYLEMLANHDNNLKITDLKMMNMDQDSLPLSQTMNFKLDLTSSDGSYIYFAPNLFTALNNNPFLSENRYTDIQFGYINDVSMNGLYKIPAGYKIDALPKSVNMVMPDKSISFKRYVVEQDGTVMIRYSISYEKSTYFKEDYATLHEFYKKLQEMLNEQIVLKKS is encoded by the coding sequence ATGAGAGCAACCTTACCTTTACTTATTTGCGCTTTAGCGCAGTTAAGTTCCTATGCCCAAACACCAAACCCAATACAAGCATTCGGAAAAATTGACAAAGCTGACCTTGAGCTGAAATCATGTGAATTTGAAAAGGATGCCAATGCAATGGTTTTGTTTGAAAAAGCAACCGTATCTTATGACAATAACCTTAATGTAATTGTTGAAGAGCATCGCCGTATTAAAATATTTAATGATAACGGTAAAAATGAAGCCAACATAAAAATAGAATATGATGGCGGCAACAAGTTTGAAAACATAACCGGATTACAGGCAGAAACCATTAATCTAAACAATGACAAAGTAGAGATTACAAAAGTTGAAAAGGCACAGATATTTACACAAGTGGTAGATAAGGTGCAAAACCTTTTAACTTTTACCTTCCCTAATGTAAAGCCCGGCTCTGTAATTGAATATAAATATAAACGTACTATAAATTCATATCGCTACATACCTGCGTGGTATTTTCAATCAAATATTCCAACAAAGTACAGCGAATTGATTACCGAGATTCCTGACTGGATCAGTTTCCGTACCCCGCTGCATCTTACTCAAGACTTTGTCAAAAACACACGTTCTTCGTCATCAGGAACTATTGGAAGCGGGCCTGATGCCTTTAACTATTATAATGACATTAAAGACATGGCTCTGGAGAATGTTCATTCTTTACCGGATGAACCCTACATGTCTTCGTCTATAGACAACCTGGAGGGTATCTCATTCGAGCTTTTATCTGTGAGGCCAATGGCAAATATTGGTACAGATTATGCCAGCACATGGCCTAAAGTTGGCGAAGCCATTATTAATGATGAAGACTTTGGGAGTCAGATCAGACGTTCATTACTAAACGAAGCTACTGTAATTGCTAAAGCAAAGACTTTTAAAACGGATGATGAGCGTATTAATTACGTTTTTAATCAGGTACGTGACAACCTTAAATGGAACAACAGCGATGCATGGTACACCAACATCGGAACTAAAAGCGCCTGGGAAAAAAAATCAGGCAATGCTACAGAGATCAATTTAATACTTTGCCACCTTCTGAAACAGGCAGGTGTAAAAGCTTATCCGATGGTTGTAAGTACCCGCGAGCATGGCAAAGTAACCCCGGCTTCGCCTTTTATAGGTAAATTTAACAGGGCAGTAGTTTATATACCTGTTGATAGTGCAAAAAACTACGTGTTAGATGCATCAAACAAATACAATGCTTATAACGAAATTCCTGAAAGCCTGCTTAATTCATTTGGCTTAATGATGGATAAAGAGAACAGTATTTATGATTTAAAATATCTGGTAAAATCATCACCAACCCGCAGAACAATTTTTGTGAATGCCAGTATTGATGCGGGCGGTGCCATGTCGGGCACGGCAAGTATAAATAACTATAGCTATTACAGGCTAAACAATATCAAATCTTATAAAACAGATGGTGAGAAAAAATACTTAGAAATGCTGGCTAACCATGACAACAATTTGAAGATTACAGATCTTAAAATGATGAACATGGATCAAGACTCTCTCCCCCTGTCACAAACCATGAACTTCAAACTCGACCTGACCAGCTCTGATGGCAGTTACATTTATTTTGCGCCTAACCTTTTTACGGCACTTAACAATAACCCATTCTTAAGCGAGAACCGTTATACAGATATACAGTTTGGGTATATCAACGATGTATCCATGAACGGCCTTTACAAAATACCTGCCGGTTATAAAATTGATGCGCTTCCAAAAAGCGTTAATATGGTTATGCCGGATAAAAGTATCAGCTTTAAACGTTACGTAGTTGAGCAGGATGGTACGGTAATGATCAGATACAGTATTTCTTACGAAAAGTCGACCTATTTTAAAGAAGATTATGCTACCCTGCACGAGTTCTATAAGAAACTGCAGGAAATGCTCAACGAACAAATAGTTTTAAAAAAATCCTGA
- a CDS encoding leucyl/phenylalanyl-tRNA--protein transferase, whose amino-acid sequence MQNAYIRLHQLGYAHSYEVWENDELVGGLYGVAVGKVFCGESIFSKVSNASKLALISLCQSNQYDLIDCQLHTDHLASMGAHMISRDTYLNFLHRQNIDS is encoded by the coding sequence ATGCAAAATGCCTACATCCGCCTGCATCAGCTTGGTTACGCCCATTCTTACGAGGTATGGGAAAATGATGAATTGGTTGGTGGGCTTTACGGCGTGGCCGTTGGCAAAGTATTTTGCGGCGAAAGCATATTTAGTAAAGTAAGTAATGCTTCTAAACTGGCTTTGATATCGCTTTGCCAAAGTAATCAATATGACCTTATCGACTGTCAGCTCCATACCGACCATCTTGCATCGATGGGTGCGCACATGATCAGCCGCGACACCTATTTAAACTTTCTTCATCGGCAAAATATTGACTCTTAA
- a CDS encoding S41 family peptidase: protein MKQAASVIFRTVILLLAGITIGLLISKPGYLARTVNGNHKIDSILYVIKHHYVDNVATDTLEIKAINSVLTQLDPHSVFLPRQQAQTVNEKLEGTFNGLGIEYVLLRDTMFITQVYPGSPAACSGLVNGDRVITINQHQIAGKPLTTDFVNQQLKGEQGSHVIMEVKRNATPGFKKFNLIRGPVPLSSLDAAYNLNQQTGYVKLSKFASTTDTDFRKAVNQMKSTGVDQLVLDLRGNRGGYLGAATALADEFLTKGKLIVFTKGAHEERTDYFATDSGIFQQGKLALLIDEYSASASEIVAGAIQDLDRGVLVGRRSFGKGLVQQQFVFGDGSALNLSVARYYTPSGRSIQKSYKDGIEEYRKEIGDREQKGELTSEEKNLSEDAFKTKAFHTQSGRRVYGGGGIMPDVFVPDDPAANVALLGELSHNQLYTAYAIDHLQPVLSSFSVFDEYIKDFTVSDARVDEFIVYASKTLKEMDSAEIKLAKPYIKLYLKAFAARFKWGNSAYFKVLNQNDAAISKALAAIK from the coding sequence ATGAAACAAGCAGCCTCAGTCATCTTCAGAACGGTTATTTTACTTTTAGCAGGAATCACCATTGGCTTGCTTATTTCAAAACCCGGCTATTTAGCGCGTACAGTTAACGGCAATCATAAAATAGATAGCATCCTGTACGTGATTAAGCACCATTATGTGGATAATGTTGCTACAGATACACTGGAGATAAAAGCCATTAACAGCGTACTTACCCAGCTCGACCCACACTCTGTATTTTTGCCAAGGCAGCAGGCACAAACTGTAAATGAAAAGCTGGAAGGCACATTCAATGGGTTAGGAATCGAATATGTATTGCTTCGCGATACCATGTTTATTACGCAGGTGTATCCGGGCAGCCCGGCCGCATGCAGCGGGCTGGTTAATGGCGATCGTGTGATTACCATTAACCAGCACCAAATTGCAGGCAAGCCGCTCACTACCGATTTTGTAAATCAGCAACTAAAAGGCGAGCAAGGCAGCCATGTAATTATGGAGGTTAAGCGAAATGCAACACCCGGATTCAAAAAATTTAACTTAATACGCGGTCCTGTGCCTTTAAGCAGCCTTGATGCCGCTTATAACTTAAATCAACAAACGGGCTATGTTAAACTGAGCAAGTTTGCATCAACAACAGATACCGATTTCCGTAAGGCGGTTAATCAAATGAAATCAACCGGGGTTGACCAGCTGGTGCTGGATCTGCGCGGCAACCGCGGAGGTTACCTTGGTGCGGCAACTGCTTTGGCTGACGAGTTTTTGACCAAAGGCAAACTGATTGTTTTTACAAAAGGCGCACATGAAGAACGTACCGATTATTTCGCCACAGACAGCGGTATTTTCCAGCAGGGAAAGCTGGCTTTGTTGATTGATGAGTATTCAGCATCGGCAAGTGAGATTGTGGCAGGCGCTATTCAGGATCTTGACCGTGGTGTTCTTGTTGGCAGGCGGTCGTTTGGTAAAGGGCTGGTACAACAGCAATTTGTTTTTGGCGATGGCTCTGCACTTAACCTAAGCGTGGCAAGATATTACACACCATCGGGCAGGTCGATTCAAAAGTCATATAAAGATGGTATTGAGGAGTACCGTAAAGAGATTGGCGACCGCGAACAAAAAGGGGAGCTAACTTCGGAAGAAAAGAACCTGAGTGAGGATGCATTTAAAACCAAGGCCTTCCATACGCAGTCGGGCCGCAGGGTATACGGCGGCGGCGGTATTATGCCGGATGTTTTTGTGCCAGACGATCCTGCTGCTAATGTGGCTTTACTGGGCGAGCTAAGCCATAATCAACTGTATACAGCTTATGCTATTGATCACTTGCAGCCTGTTTTAAGTAGCTTTTCGGTGTTTGACGAGTACATTAAGGATTTTACCGTAAGTGATGCCCGTGTGGACGAGTTTATCGTTTATGCTTCAAAAACACTTAAAGAAATGGATTCTGCCGAGATCAAATTGGCAAAGCCATACATAAAACTTTATCTGAAAGCTTTTGCAGCAAGGTTTAAATGGGGGAACAGCGCTTATTTTAAAGTGCTGAACCAGAATGATGCTGCCATCAGTAAGGCATTAGCGGCTATTAAATAA